The window CGCATCTGCCGCGCGGCGGACAGTGGATGCGGCTCGTCGTGGTGGCCGGCGGGGTGGTCGCGGGCTTCCCGCTGCTCACCTCCTACGCGCTCACGGTGGCGCCGGCCAGCCACGGGGCCGTCGTGATCGCGCTGCTGCCCGCGGCGACCGCGGTCGCCGCGGTGCTGCGCGCCGGCGAGCGCCCCGGACGCACGTTCTGGGTGCTCACCGCCGCGGGCGCCGTCGCGGCGACGGTGTTCGCCGCCATCGGCGGCGGATGGGGCGGCTTCCACTGGTCGGACCTGCTGCTGCTCGGGGCCGTCGCCGCCGCCGCGATCGGATACGCGGAGGGGGCGCTGCTGGCGCGCGAGCTCGGCTCGTGGCAGACGATCTCGTGGGCGCTCGTCGTGGCCGCCCCCGTGATGGCCGCGTTGACGGCGGTCTCGGCGGTCTCGGATCCGCCGACGGCGACGCCGGGCCAGTGGGCCGCGTTCGGCTACCTCGCGGTGGTGAGCATGTTCCTCGGCTTCTTCGCCTGGTACCGCGGGCTCGCGATCGGCCCCATCACTCGGGTCAGCCAGCTGCAACTGGTTCAGCCGGTGCTCTCGATCGTGTGGGCTGCACTGATCCTCGGCGAACCACTGACCTGGGCGACCGTGCTGGGGGGCGCTGCGGTCATTCTGTGCGCATCTGGCGCCGTCCGCAGCCGCGCGCGCTGAGCCGCTGGCATGATCGCCTCGTGGAGGTTCCCGACCTGACGACGATCGCGCAGCTCCGGCGAGCGCGCGACCGCATGGACCGCGACTACGCGAAGCCACTCGACGTGGAAGCGCTGGCGCACAGCATCCCGATGTCGGCCGGTCACTTCAGCCGACAGTTCCGCCGCCTGTTCGGCGAGTCTCCGTACCAGTACCTGATGACGCGGCGGATCGAGAGGTCGATGACACTGCTGCGCCGCGGCGATCTGAGTGTGACCGAGATCTGCTTCGCGGTCGGCTTCTCGTCGCTGGGCACGTTCAGCACGCGCTTCACCGAACTCGTCGGCGTTCCGCCGAGCGTGTACCGCACGCAGGACCCGCCGTTTCGCGAGGGGATGCTGCCGTGCATCGCGAAGCACCTCACGCGTCCGGTCAGGAATCGAGAAGCGTGACGGATGCTCGTCGCCCTAGCGTGAGCGACATGGACATCACGATTCACTCCAGCTTCCTTCCGCACACCGATCCTGAGGCATCGCTCGCCTTCTACCGCGACGTGCTCGAGTTCGAGGTGCGCCTCGACGTCGGATACGAGCAGATGCGCTGGATCACGGTCGGACCCGCCGGCCAGCCCTCCACCGCCATCGTGCTGCACCCGGCGAGCGTCGGGCGCGATCTCTCGGACGAGGAGCAGGAGTTCCTGCTCGCGCTCATCGCCAAGGGCAGCTATTTCGGCGTGAACCTCGCCACCGACGATCTCGACGCCGTCTTCGCACGCGTGGAGGCCTCGGGGGCCGATATCGTGCAGGAACCCATCGAGCAGGACTACGGGCTGCGGGACGCGGCGTTCCGCGATCCCGCGGGCAACCTCATCCGCATCCAGCAGAACAAGGAGCAGCAGGCATGAGCACAGGATTCTCCGCGCAGGAGCGCGAGGCCATGAAGCAACGAGCCGCCGAGCTCAAGGAGATGAAGGGTGTCAAGGGCGCCGCGAAGCGGGCGAAGGAGTACGACGCCTGCCTCGAAGCCATCGACGCCCTCACCGGCAGCGACCGCCAGATCGCCGAGAGGCTGCACGTCATCGTCGCCGAGGAGGCACCGGGGCTCGCACCCAAGACCTGGTACGGATTCCCCTCCTATGCGAAGGACGACAAGGTGGTGGTGTTCTATCAGCCCGCCGCGAAGTTCGAGACCCGCTACGGTTCCATCGGCTTCAACGAGACCGCGGCGCTCGACGACGGCGAGATGTGGCCGACCTCCTTCGCCGTGCTGGAGATGACCCCGGCCGCCGAGAAGACGTTCCGCGAGCTCGTGCGCCGCGCCGCCGGCTGACGTCTCAGCGCCGCCTAACCTTCGTGGTGCCGGTGGGAAGCGGGGAATAGCCTGACGGCGTGAGCGAATCCGCCGAGTACGGGGTGCACCCCGACGAGCCGCACCGTCAAGGCCTGTCCCAGCGCCTGAACTGGTTGCGCGCGGGTGTGCTGGGCGCCAACGACGGGATCGTCTCGACCGCCGCCGTCGTGGTCGGCGTCGCGGGGGCCACCTCCGAGGTCGCCCCCGTCTTCCTCGCCGGCACGGCGGCACTCGTCGGCGGCGCCATCTCGATGGCCCTGGGCGAGTACGTGTCGGTGTCGAGCCAGCGCGACTCCGAGCGCGCGCTCATCGCGAAGGAGACGCGGGAGCTGCGAGAGCAGCCCGAGGAGGAGTTCGAGGAGCTCGTCGGGCTGTACCGGGCGCAGGGGCTCAGCGAGGAGACCGCAACCCGTGTCGCCACTGAGCTCACGGCGAAGGATGCGTTGAAGGCGCATCTCTCGGCCGAACTCAACATCGACGCCGACGACGTGGTGAGCCCGTGGCACGCGGCGCTCGCGTCCGCCATCGCCTTCTTCGTCGGGGCACTGCTGCCGATGGCCACGATCCTGTTCGCACCGCATCCGCTGCGCATCGCGCTGACCTTCGTCGCAGTGCTCATCGCCCTCGCGATCACCGGCTACGTCGCGGCGTGGATCGGCGGGGCGAACCGGGCCCGTGCGATCGCGCGGACGGTGATCGGCGGGGCACTCGCGCTCGTGGCGACCTACGCGGTGGGCAGCCTCTTCGGCACCACGGTCGGCTGACCTTTGCGGGGCCCAGTGCCCTCTCCTTCCTTCCCGCCTTCCTCCCCCGGCTCGCCTGCCTCTCTCCTTCCCGCCTCTCCCGCCTCTCTCCTTCCCGCTTCCCTCCCCGTTCGCCTGTCACAGATCGACGGCTTCGCGTCGATCTGTGACAGGCGAAGCGGGTTCGGTACTGTCGGGACAGTCGACCGAGGGGGAGAAGTGACCGCATCCGATCAGCCGATGCGCCGCCGCAAGCCGAAGCTGGATGCGTGGGGCACGACCGGTGTCGCCATGGCGGCGATCGCCATCCTGCCGACCCTCGGCATCTTTCTGATCGGCTTCATCCCCGACATGAACCCGATCTGGTGGCTGGGGATCCTGCTCATCCCGATGCTCGCCGTCATCGGCGCCGCCGTGCTGGTCCTGGGTGTCGTCGGCGCGGCCGTCGGCGCGCGGCGCGGCACCTCGTACGGGCTGTCGATCGCCTCGATCGTGCTCGGCGTCGTCATGATCGCCCCCATCGCCTGGCTCTGGTTCAGCGGCGCCTGAGCGGGCTCGCGGCCGCATTCGTCGGTCGCCGCTGGTCGGAGGTTCGCGCGAATGTCGGAGGATCCCCGCCGGATCCTCCGACCGGAGCCCGTTTCTCCGACGCCCGACGCGCGCCAGCCGGTCAGCCCGCCGCCAGCGCCGACCCTTGCGCGCGGATGCGGGCGAGCGCGCTGAGGCCGAGGGCGATCGCCGCGATGGCGGTCAGCACGTTGGTGCCCGCCGCCAGCAGCAGCACGATCGCCGCGAGTCCGAGCAGCACGGCATGGGAGATGCGCGCCACGGATGCGGTGGGCCGCGGCATCCGGCGTCGTTCGAGACCCGCCAGCGCCCACGCCACCCCCGCCGTCAACGACAGGGCGACGACGAACCACGGCAGGCGGGTGAGCCACCACGTCGGGCTCGAGGGCTCGGGCAGTTCGAGCCCGGTGGTGAGGGCGACGAGCGCCGACACCCCCGCCATGGCGAGCAGCACCGGCATGTGCCAGAGATAGATGGTCATGGTGCGGGCCGTGACGAATCCGGTGAACGCCGCCACCGCCGGACGGCGGCTCGCCGCGGCGAGCGGTGCGCGCAGCAGCGAGAGCAGCGCGGTCTGAGCCAGCCCGACCAGCAGCAGCGCCGTCGTCGGCGGGTTGAGGTTCTCGTAGAGATCGGCGGAGAAGACGCCTCCGGTCATGCTCACCGCCAGCACGGCGACCGCCGCGACGCCGATCACAACGCGGGTGCGTCGACGCAGCGCGTCGATCGTGCCGTCGGCCATCACGAAGCCGAGCTGCTGCAGCGCCAGCCACACGAACGCGAGGTTGAGCATGCCGATGGCATCGATGCCGGTGACCGCGCGCATCACGTCGACCGCACCGGCGGCCGCGACCAGCAGCACGATCATCCGGAGCGGAGCGCGTTCGTGGGCGGCGAGCAGCGCGGGAAGCAGCGCCTGGCACAGCAGGAACACGGCGAGGAACCACAACGGCTGCCCGTAACGGAAGCCGGCGATCCGCACGAGCTCACCATCGACGCCGGCGGCCAGGAGGGCGGCGAGCGCGACGGCGACGACGGCGAAAGTGAGCAGCGCCGGCACGAGCAGGCGGTGCACGCGCGCGGCCACGAACGCCCCCGGCGTCCCGCCGCTGCGACGCGTCCGTCGATACGCCAGAGCGCCCGCGTAACCGCCGATGACGAAGAACAGGGGCATGATCTGCGCGACCCACGTCAGCGGCGCGAACCAGGCGGCGCCCTCGGCG is drawn from Microbacterium binotii and contains these coding sequences:
- a CDS encoding VOC family protein, whose translation is MDITIHSSFLPHTDPEASLAFYRDVLEFEVRLDVGYEQMRWITVGPAGQPSTAIVLHPASVGRDLSDEEQEFLLALIAKGSYFGVNLATDDLDAVFARVEASGADIVQEPIEQDYGLRDAAFRDPAGNLIRIQQNKEQQA
- a CDS encoding VIT1/CCC1 transporter family protein; its protein translation is MSESAEYGVHPDEPHRQGLSQRLNWLRAGVLGANDGIVSTAAVVVGVAGATSEVAPVFLAGTAALVGGAISMALGEYVSVSSQRDSERALIAKETRELREQPEEEFEELVGLYRAQGLSEETATRVATELTAKDALKAHLSAELNIDADDVVSPWHAALASAIAFFVGALLPMATILFAPHPLRIALTFVAVLIALAITGYVAAWIGGANRARAIARTVIGGALALVATYAVGSLFGTTVG
- a CDS encoding acyltransferase family protein; protein product: MVITLTAPRTAIAPAAGRDTGIDLARAICVVIVVLLHAVMVGVTVTPAGPVFANAAEGAAWFAPLTWVAQIMPLFFVIGGYAGALAYRRTRRSGGTPGAFVAARVHRLLVPALLTFAVVAVALAALLAAGVDGELVRIAGFRYGQPLWFLAVFLLCQALLPALLAAHERAPLRMIVLLVAAAGAVDVMRAVTGIDAIGMLNLAFVWLALQQLGFVMADGTIDALRRRTRVVIGVAAVAVLAVSMTGGVFSADLYENLNPPTTALLLVGLAQTALLSLLRAPLAAASRRPAVAAFTGFVTARTMTIYLWHMPVLLAMAGVSALVALTTGLELPEPSSPTWWLTRLPWFVVALSLTAGVAWALAGLERRRMPRPTASVARISHAVLLGLAAIVLLLAAGTNVLTAIAAIALGLSALARIRAQGSALAAG
- a CDS encoding helix-turn-helix transcriptional regulator, encoding MDRDYAKPLDVEALAHSIPMSAGHFSRQFRRLFGESPYQYLMTRRIERSMTLLRRGDLSVTEICFAVGFSSLGTFSTRFTELVGVPPSVYRTQDPPFREGMLPCIAKHLTRPVRNREA
- a CDS encoding DMT family transporter; amino-acid sequence: MTRSAASGLLWGALGVLAFSFTVIFTRIAVTSLSPLFVGAGRAVVAAALAAVALAATRSHLPRGGQWMRLVVVAGGVVAGFPLLTSYALTVAPASHGAVVIALLPAATAVAAVLRAGERPGRTFWVLTAAGAVAATVFAAIGGGWGGFHWSDLLLLGAVAAAAIGYAEGALLARELGSWQTISWALVVAAPVMAALTAVSAVSDPPTATPGQWAAFGYLAVVSMFLGFFAWYRGLAIGPITRVSQLQLVQPVLSIVWAALILGEPLTWATVLGGAAVILCASGAVRSRAR